One Nostoc sp. UHCC 0302 DNA window includes the following coding sequences:
- a CDS encoding phosphate-starvation-inducible PsiE family protein: protein MYKPVENTSLSLYEINRGRIVRTLELIQDVIVISLCMGLFSFMVLQVRDMFLSLLPPLDFHAVTADILFLLILVELFRLLIIYLQEQRISIGVAVEVAIVSVLREVIVKGVLETNWSQVLATCAFLLVLGVLLVVRVWLPPTFDGIDPEQEISKRYKNRIKSELTQNNSH from the coding sequence ATGTATAAGCCTGTTGAAAATACCTCACTTTCTCTGTATGAAATCAATCGTGGACGCATTGTGCGAACCTTGGAATTGATTCAAGATGTGATTGTGATTTCTCTGTGCATGGGTTTATTTAGCTTCATGGTGCTTCAAGTGAGAGATATGTTCCTCTCTCTATTGCCCCCGCTAGATTTTCATGCTGTTACCGCAGATATTCTCTTTTTACTTATCTTGGTTGAATTGTTCCGGCTGCTGATTATTTATCTACAAGAACAACGAATATCTATTGGGGTAGCTGTTGAAGTAGCCATTGTTTCCGTCTTGCGAGAAGTCATTGTTAAAGGTGTTCTCGAAACTAATTGGAGCCAAGTGTTAGCAACTTGTGCCTTCTTATTAGTTCTGGGAGTATTACTAGTTGTCCGAGTTTGGTTACCCCCTACCTTTGACGGTATCGACCCAGAACAAGAAATATCTAAACGCTACAAAAATCGTATCAAATCAGAATTAACTCAGAATAACAGCCATTAA
- a CDS encoding diflavin flavoprotein: MSAATLTPSRKRDVQVAEIGKNTLILRSRTWERLKFEVEYSRQQGTTANSYLIQADKKVLIDPPGESFTEIYIQQLAQHLDFNTLDYIVLGHVNPNRRTTLKVLLAQAPQATLICSRPAANALKTTFQEWESRIQSVRSEDTLDLGQGHYLSFITVPTPRWADGLCTYDSASKILYTDKFLGAHICEDTLFDEDWKRLDVERRYYFDCLHAPQAKQVEVALDKLTVLEAKCYAPAHGPVVRYSLSRLTYDYRQWCQAQKSQELSVALLYASAYGNTAILANAIAQGLIKNGVNVEPINCELADPAEITRIIEACDGFIIGSPTLGGHAPTQIQTALGIVLSTGTKTKLVGVFGSYGWSGEAIDLLESKLRDANYRLGFETIRVRFSPTPEIMQQCQEAGASFAQNLKKTKKLRTPRQAVTEASVDRTEQAVGRIIGSLCVVTTRDEETHKGVLTSWVSQATFNPPGIMIAIAKEQNADLMRHPGDKFVLNILKEGRNVRRYFSRHSTLGDNPFANLSTQTAQNGCLILNEALAYLECTVQNQLECGDGWLLYAVVDTGEVFENDGVTALEHRKSGSHY, from the coding sequence ATGTCTGCTGCTACTTTAACACCCAGCCGTAAGAGAGATGTGCAGGTTGCTGAAATTGGTAAAAATACCCTGATATTGCGATCGCGGACTTGGGAAAGACTAAAATTTGAGGTTGAGTATTCTCGCCAACAAGGAACTACAGCAAATTCTTATTTAATCCAAGCTGATAAAAAGGTCTTAATTGATCCCCCTGGTGAATCTTTTACCGAAATTTACATTCAGCAACTGGCACAACATCTAGACTTCAACACTTTAGATTATATTGTTCTGGGTCATGTCAATCCTAACCGCAGAACAACGTTAAAAGTATTGCTAGCTCAAGCCCCCCAAGCCACGCTGATATGTTCTCGCCCTGCTGCTAATGCTCTCAAAACTACCTTTCAAGAGTGGGAATCACGTATTCAATCTGTGCGCTCAGAAGATACTCTAGACTTAGGACAGGGACATTATCTTTCCTTTATCACCGTACCGACTCCCCGTTGGGCAGATGGACTTTGTACTTATGATTCTGCCAGCAAAATTCTTTATACAGACAAATTTTTGGGCGCTCATATTTGCGAAGATACTTTATTTGATGAAGATTGGAAGAGATTAGACGTAGAACGTCGCTACTATTTTGACTGTCTCCATGCACCCCAAGCCAAACAAGTCGAAGTCGCTTTAGATAAATTGACAGTTTTGGAAGCAAAATGTTACGCCCCAGCTCATGGCCCAGTTGTTCGTTACAGCCTAAGTCGTTTGACTTATGATTACCGTCAATGGTGCCAAGCACAAAAATCTCAGGAGTTGAGCGTTGCTTTACTCTATGCCTCAGCTTATGGAAATACAGCAATTTTAGCTAATGCGATCGCCCAAGGTTTGATTAAAAATGGAGTCAATGTAGAGCCAATCAATTGTGAACTAGCAGATCCCGCAGAGATTACCCGCATTATAGAAGCTTGTGATGGCTTTATTATTGGCTCACCGACTTTAGGCGGTCATGCACCGACTCAAATTCAAACCGCTTTAGGTATAGTCCTTTCTACAGGAACTAAAACCAAGTTAGTAGGGGTGTTTGGTTCCTACGGTTGGAGTGGAGAGGCAATTGATTTACTAGAAAGCAAACTCAGAGACGCCAATTATCGTTTAGGGTTTGAAACAATTCGGGTGCGCTTTAGTCCTACTCCTGAAATTATGCAGCAGTGTCAAGAGGCAGGTGCTTCTTTTGCCCAAAACCTGAAGAAAACCAAGAAGTTGCGTACTCCTCGTCAAGCTGTAACAGAAGCTTCTGTAGACCGTACTGAACAAGCAGTGGGGCGAATTATTGGTTCTTTGTGCGTTGTGACAACTCGTGATGAAGAAACTCACAAAGGAGTTTTAACTTCTTGGGTGTCTCAAGCAACTTTTAATCCGCCAGGGATCATGATTGCCATTGCTAAAGAGCAAAATGCAGATTTAATGCGTCATCCAGGGGATAAATTTGTGTTGAATATCCTTAAAGAAGGAAGAAATGTGCGACGATATTTTTCTCGTCATAGTACTTTAGGCGATAATCCCTTTGCTAATCTTTCCACACAAACTGCTCAGAATGGTTGTCTAATTCTGAATGAGGCGCTAGCTTATTTGGAATGTACAGTGCAAAATCAGCTGGAATGCGGTGACGGGTGGTTGCTTTATGCCGTAGTAGATACAGGAGAAGTATTTGAAAATGATGGTGTAACTGCCCTTGAACATCGAAAATCGGGCAGCCATTATTAA
- a CDS encoding DUF3598 family protein, translating to MSNIREGMPVLVRHEGDWLGTYTVVDTAGNILDKYESHLTCQFPESGPHPYYQINRYKWSDGKKEEYEFPGSYKDNKLWFDTDRIYGKAWEADDSIVILQFSYKTNPEMGLYEMIYISPDNNNRARTWHWFKNNQIYQRTLIQEERLR from the coding sequence ATGTCAAATATTCGAGAAGGAATGCCTGTACTTGTCCGTCATGAAGGAGACTGGCTAGGAACTTATACAGTAGTTGATACAGCTGGAAATATTCTAGATAAATATGAATCTCACTTAACTTGTCAGTTCCCAGAAAGTGGCCCTCATCCCTACTACCAAATCAATCGCTACAAGTGGTCTGATGGAAAAAAGGAGGAGTATGAATTCCCCGGAAGTTATAAAGATAATAAGCTTTGGTTTGATACCGATCGCATTTATGGAAAAGCTTGGGAAGCGGACGATTCCATCGTTATTTTGCAGTTTTCCTATAAAACAAACCCAGAAATGGGATTGTATGAAATGATTTATATTAGTCCTGACAATAATAATCGTGCGCGGACTTGGCATTGGTTTAAGAACAATCAAATCTATCAACGCACTTTAATTCAAGAAGAACGGCTAAGATAA
- the hisS gene encoding histidine--tRNA ligase — protein sequence MAKSDKINFSTPSGFPEFLPSEKRLELYLLDTIRRVFESYGFTPIETPAVERLEVLQAKGNQGDNIIYGIDPILPPNRQAEKDRSGETGSEARALKFDQTVPLAAYIARHLNELTFPFARYQMDVVFRGERAKDGRFRQFRQCDIDVVARRELSLLYDAQMPAIITEIFEAVNIGDFLIRINNRKILTGFFKSVGIAENKIKSCIGIIDNLEKIGEVKVKQELEKEGILTEQTQKIIDFIKINGTVDEVIDKLKHLAQNLPEAEQFSLGVAEIETVITGVRNLGVAENRFCIDLAIARGLDYYTGTVYETTLLGHEALGSICSGGRYEELVGTFLGEKMPGVGISIGLTRLISRLLKAGILNTLAATPAQVMVVNMQEDLMPTYLKVSQNLRQAGINVVTSFDKKGLGKQFQLADKQGIQFCVIIGSEEAAAQKSSLKDLKTGEQVEIPLDNLAEELKRRLQ from the coding sequence ATGGCAAAAAGTGACAAAATAAACTTTTCTACTCCTAGTGGTTTTCCCGAATTTCTACCTAGCGAAAAGCGTCTAGAATTATATTTGCTAGATACCATCCGTAGAGTTTTTGAAAGCTATGGATTTACACCCATCGAAACGCCTGCTGTAGAAAGGTTAGAAGTCCTGCAAGCTAAAGGCAATCAAGGCGACAATATCATTTATGGTATTGACCCCATCCTGCCACCAAATCGGCAAGCAGAAAAGGATAGATCAGGTGAAACTGGTTCAGAAGCTAGAGCTTTAAAGTTTGACCAAACTGTTCCTTTAGCGGCGTATATTGCGCGTCACCTTAATGAATTAACTTTTCCTTTTGCCCGCTACCAAATGGATGTTGTTTTTCGTGGTGAACGAGCAAAAGATGGACGTTTTCGTCAGTTCCGTCAGTGCGATATTGATGTAGTTGCGCGTCGTGAACTCAGCTTACTTTATGATGCTCAGATGCCTGCAATTATCACTGAAATATTTGAAGCAGTCAATATTGGTGATTTTCTGATTCGCATTAACAATCGTAAAATTCTCACAGGTTTCTTTAAGTCAGTGGGAATTGCAGAGAACAAAATTAAATCATGTATTGGCATTATTGATAATTTAGAAAAAATCGGCGAAGTTAAAGTTAAGCAGGAATTAGAAAAAGAAGGAATTCTAACAGAACAGACACAAAAAATAATTGATTTTATTAAAATTAATGGCACAGTTGATGAGGTAATAGATAAACTCAAACATCTCGCGCAAAATCTGCCAGAAGCCGAGCAATTTAGTCTAGGAGTTGCTGAAATAGAAACGGTAATTACAGGTGTGCGTAATCTAGGAGTTGCTGAAAATCGGTTTTGTATTGATTTAGCGATCGCTCGTGGTCTAGATTACTATACTGGTACAGTTTACGAAACAACTCTATTAGGACATGAAGCCTTGGGCAGTATTTGCTCTGGCGGCAGATATGAAGAATTAGTCGGGACATTTTTAGGCGAGAAAATGCCTGGAGTTGGTATTTCTATTGGCTTAACTCGCTTAATTAGCCGATTGTTAAAAGCTGGTATTCTCAATACCTTAGCTGCCACACCTGCACAGGTGATGGTAGTGAATATGCAAGAAGATTTAATGCCCACTTATTTAAAAGTGTCACAAAATCTGCGTCAGGCTGGAATTAATGTTGTAACTAGTTTTGATAAGAAAGGATTAGGTAAACAATTCCAGCTAGCTGATAAACAAGGAATTCAATTTTGCGTAATTATTGGTTCTGAAGAAGCAGCGGCACAAAAGTCATCGCTCAAAGATTTGAAAACAGGCGAACAAGTAGAAATACCACTTGATAATTTAGCTGAAGAATTAAAACGCAGGCTTCAATGA
- a CDS encoding aldolase/citrate lyase family protein, whose amino-acid sequence MLQTDSKPIGCWIFFSDADSIELLSMCGFDAFIIDHEHGATDMHVLVEQLRAAQATDATCILRVPSDDPVYIKRALDMGVEGILVPTVESADEARAIVAATRYRPHGGHRGVGYPESRAANWGLAELEYPANYRENLLVAVIVETRRGFENVREIAAVEGIDMVFLGAGDLMADIAEDFAALTKLGTYNNSELDRLMAEAEAIVRSTPNCWLGGVSRNAAGGGELFAKGYDFVLPAADCWMLSDAAHSIVTAMKG is encoded by the coding sequence ATGCTCCAAACCGATTCCAAACCAATCGGTTGCTGGATTTTTTTCTCAGATGCTGACTCAATCGAACTTCTTTCTATGTGTGGATTTGATGCTTTTATCATCGACCACGAACATGGCGCTACGGATATGCACGTCCTAGTAGAGCAACTCCGCGCTGCCCAGGCTACAGATGCTACCTGTATTTTGCGTGTGCCTTCAGACGATCCAGTCTATATCAAGCGAGCCTTGGACATGGGCGTGGAAGGTATACTCGTTCCGACTGTAGAATCAGCTGATGAAGCGCGAGCAATTGTTGCTGCTACTCGCTATCGACCTCATGGCGGACACCGAGGTGTTGGTTATCCTGAGAGCCGAGCAGCCAACTGGGGTTTGGCAGAGCTAGAGTATCCTGCCAACTATCGAGAGAACCTACTTGTAGCCGTGATCGTTGAAACCCGTCGAGGTTTCGAGAATGTTAGGGAAATTGCCGCAGTTGAAGGGATCGATATGGTATTTCTAGGAGCAGGCGATCTGATGGCAGACATCGCGGAAGATTTTGCTGCACTGACTAAGTTAGGAACTTACAATAATTCAGAACTTGACCGATTGATGGCGGAAGCTGAAGCGATAGTTCGCTCCACCCCCAATTGTTGGCTTGGGGGTGTCAGTCGCAATGCCGCAGGAGGTGGCGAACTGTTCGCTAAGGGCTATGATTTTGTGCTACCTGCTGCTGATTGCTGGATGCTGTCGGATGCAGCGCATTCAATTGTCACTGCCATGAAAGGTTAA
- a CDS encoding RidA family protein, with amino-acid sequence MAKTREVIIPKGMEILYEKYHYCPGIKVGNTLYISGQVGRDENLQVVEGVEAQFIQTFENVKKVLSAAGATFDDVVEMITYHVTGVNLGNLPDQPSNASEQQQFSIPHLPLFIKVKDRYFTNQFPTWTGFGITALSTPGLIVEIKCTAVLEN; translated from the coding sequence ATGGCGAAGACTCGTGAAGTAATTATTCCCAAAGGGATGGAAATCTTATACGAAAAGTATCACTATTGCCCTGGCATTAAGGTAGGCAATACATTATATATCTCAGGACAGGTGGGACGCGATGAAAATTTACAGGTAGTAGAGGGAGTAGAAGCCCAATTTATTCAGACTTTTGAGAATGTGAAAAAGGTACTTTCAGCAGCAGGAGCCACTTTTGACGATGTGGTAGAGATGATTACTTACCATGTGACAGGGGTAAATCTTGGGAATTTGCCAGATCAGCCTTCTAATGCTTCTGAGCAACAACAGTTTAGTATTCCACACCTGCCGCTGTTTATCAAAGTAAAAGATCGCTATTTCACTAATCAATTCCCTACTTGGACGGGATTTGGGATAACTGCTTTATCTACACCAGGACTAATCGTAGAGATTAAGTGTACAGCAGTACTAGAAAATTAG
- a CDS encoding alpha/beta hydrolase, with translation MNQKIKRAFLDTEDGQILYRIGGEGEPILLLHMNPRSSDEYRELMPILAQHRRVIAMDLMGFGDSDKPPRMYTVADYAKTAIALLDELGIEKTSILGNHTGAFVAGEIAATYSDRIEKLILGNVAGFGEGGQAELFRMFEEGFKIEEDGSHLMKRWLARSRYVGSAELNHRWVLDDLKCFGHPLYAVWAVGNYCLDAPERFRSIKCPTLIIWGMDDVKEFERLSLAKAGDRYFLSQAIPHGKVVEFSQGTICMMNQIAEEVAQAVIEFLNNSE, from the coding sequence ATGAACCAAAAAATTAAACGAGCTTTTTTAGACACAGAAGATGGACAGATTCTTTATCGAATCGGTGGCGAGGGTGAACCCATACTTTTACTCCACATGAACCCCCGCAGTAGTGACGAATATCGCGAACTCATGCCTATCCTTGCTCAACACAGACGAGTCATAGCAATGGATTTGATGGGGTTTGGTGATTCGGATAAACCACCGAGAATGTATACAGTTGCCGACTACGCGAAAACGGCGATCGCACTTTTAGATGAATTAGGTATAGAAAAAACGAGTATTCTGGGAAACCATACAGGTGCTTTTGTGGCTGGAGAAATAGCAGCAACTTATAGCGATCGCATTGAAAAACTCATCTTAGGTAACGTGGCTGGTTTTGGTGAAGGAGGACAAGCAGAGCTATTTAGAATGTTTGAGGAAGGTTTTAAAATCGAAGAAGATGGCTCTCACCTCATGAAAAGATGGTTAGCCCGTTCTCGATACGTAGGCTCTGCCGAATTAAATCACCGTTGGGTATTAGACGATTTAAAATGTTTTGGTCATCCTTTGTACGCAGTTTGGGCGGTAGGCAATTACTGTCTAGATGCACCAGAAAGATTTCGTTCCATCAAGTGTCCAACTCTGATTATTTGGGGAATGGATGATGTCAAAGAATTTGAAAGACTGAGCTTAGCAAAAGCTGGCGATCGCTATTTTCTTTCTCAAGCAATTCCTCATGGCAAAGTCGTTGAATTTTCACAAGGAACAATTTGCATGATGAATCAGATAGCTGAAGAAGTAGCGCAGGCAGTAATCGAATTTCTGAACAATTCGGAATAG
- a CDS encoding 3-keto-5-aminohexanoate cleavage protein, translating to MNDELPLIIECRCNEIAYREDNPALPYSPKEIIREAVRAWEAGASIFHWHGRDPDSGKPRNEVELYLEVIQGIREQTDLLIHPTLGYITQNQVEDRVRHILAVNDDPVLRVDMAPVDFGSLNVDFWNPQTKQFTTYDQVYVNTRANLMAVLEVFKEHNLYVSSVCWDVGQMRTARCFQEMGLLPQQTLWEFVFTGEVMPAGAAATISGLQAFVAEVPAGNQWLALCWNGDVMRVASWAITLGGHVGIGLGDYAYSRFGKPHNGELVDKVAKMAHTLGREVATPAQARKILKMPLRASQTEKLQATVN from the coding sequence ATGAATGACGAATTACCCCTGATTATCGAGTGTCGTTGTAACGAAATAGCTTATCGCGAAGACAATCCTGCTTTACCCTACTCTCCAAAAGAAATCATCCGCGAAGCAGTTCGCGCCTGGGAAGCAGGGGCTTCAATTTTTCATTGGCACGGGCGAGACCCAGATAGTGGAAAACCGCGCAACGAAGTTGAACTCTATCTCGAAGTTATACAGGGAATTCGCGAACAGACGGATCTCCTAATTCATCCGACGCTTGGCTACATTACACAGAATCAGGTAGAGGATCGCGTCCGGCACATCTTGGCAGTGAATGACGATCCAGTGCTGCGGGTTGACATGGCTCCAGTAGATTTTGGGTCGCTCAACGTGGACTTCTGGAATCCTCAGACGAAACAGTTTACTACCTATGATCAAGTCTACGTTAATACCCGCGCTAACCTCATGGCAGTGCTTGAAGTATTCAAAGAACACAATCTCTACGTCAGTTCAGTCTGTTGGGACGTAGGGCAAATGCGAACAGCGCGTTGCTTCCAGGAAATGGGACTTCTGCCACAGCAAACGCTTTGGGAGTTTGTCTTTACTGGGGAAGTGATGCCGGCTGGAGCTGCGGCTACTATATCGGGTTTGCAAGCGTTTGTGGCTGAGGTTCCTGCTGGTAACCAGTGGTTGGCGCTTTGCTGGAATGGAGACGTGATGCGGGTGGCATCCTGGGCAATCACGCTTGGCGGACACGTCGGAATCGGACTTGGAGATTATGCTTACAGTCGCTTTGGCAAGCCGCACAATGGCGAGTTAGTGGACAAGGTTGCAAAGATGGCACATACGCTCGGTCGAGAAGTTGCAACGCCAGCGCAGGCACGCAAAATTCTAAAGATGCCACTGCGAGCTTCCCAAACAGAAAAGTTACAGGCAACTGTCAACTAA
- a CDS encoding antibiotic biosynthesis monooxygenase family protein, whose protein sequence is MIRTSNFFGILCGLAVSALILPLAAFSQFETLAVSAQPLPNNPATTQSKKAVARIWHGTTLTSKADEYYAYLLEAGIKKIQSIPGNLGVQVLRRTDGDNTEFTVISYWESRDAIRKFAGNDIEKVSPLPKDNEYLIKPETKVKHFDVLFSDRK, encoded by the coding sequence ATGATTAGAACAAGTAATTTTTTTGGTATTCTTTGTGGATTAGCGGTTTCAGCTTTGATTTTACCATTAGCTGCTTTTTCACAGTTTGAAACCCTTGCAGTTTCAGCACAGCCTCTACCAAATAATCCGGCTACTACCCAATCTAAGAAAGCAGTCGCACGTATTTGGCATGGTACAACCCTGACATCGAAAGCAGACGAATATTATGCTTATTTGTTAGAAGCTGGTATTAAAAAAATCCAATCAATTCCTGGTAATTTGGGAGTGCAAGTACTTCGCCGTACTGATGGCGATAACACAGAATTTACTGTTATCTCTTACTGGGAATCACGCGATGCAATTCGCAAGTTTGCTGGTAATGATATTGAAAAAGTTAGTCCTCTTCCGAAAGATAACGAATATCTCATAAAACCGGAAACCAAAGTTAAACACTTTGATGTATTGTTCAGCGATCGCAAATAA
- a CDS encoding alpha/beta hydrolase, producing the protein MSQRIKRAFLDTEDGQILYRIGGEGEPILLLHMTPRSSDEFRELMPILAPKKLVIAMDLMGLGDSDKPPRVYSVADYAKSAIALLDELGIKKASIFGSLTGGYIAGEVAAAYPERVEKLILCNVVGFDEEERDKVLKTYSQGFQIKEGGSHLIERWSARVSYVGKGELNHRCVLDDLKCFGSPVYPGLAVANYCLSAKQRFRLIKCPSLILSGEKALEPLEKVGLANAENQSWLREVIADSQSVELEGGTLWMINQMPEEVLKVVVDFLEE; encoded by the coding sequence ATGAGCCAACGTATCAAGAGAGCATTTTTAGACACAGAAGATGGACAAATTCTTTACCGTATAGGTGGAGAAGGTGAACCCATACTTTTATTGCACATGACTCCTCGCAGTAGTGATGAATTTCGAGAATTAATGCCTATTTTGGCTCCTAAAAAATTAGTAATTGCAATGGATTTAATGGGATTAGGTGATTCTGACAAACCCCCCAGAGTTTATTCAGTTGCAGACTATGCCAAAAGTGCGATCGCACTTTTGGACGAATTAGGCATAAAAAAGGCAAGCATTTTCGGTAGCCTTACAGGGGGTTATATTGCAGGAGAAGTGGCAGCAGCTTACCCAGAAAGAGTTGAAAAACTCATCCTCTGCAATGTAGTTGGATTTGACGAAGAAGAAAGAGACAAGGTTTTAAAGACATATTCTCAAGGGTTTCAAATAAAAGAAGGTGGCTCTCACCTGATAGAAAGATGGTCAGCTCGTGTCAGTTACGTCGGCAAGGGGGAGTTAAATCACCGTTGTGTTTTAGATGATTTGAAGTGCTTTGGCTCTCCTGTATATCCTGGTTTAGCTGTAGCAAACTATTGTCTGTCTGCTAAACAACGATTTCGGTTAATTAAGTGTCCTAGTTTGATTTTGTCTGGGGAAAAAGCGTTAGAACCTTTAGAAAAAGTTGGTTTAGCCAACGCTGAGAATCAATCTTGGCTCAGGGAAGTAATTGCTGATAGCCAAAGTGTCGAACTAGAAGGTGGAACCCTTTGGATGATCAATCAAATGCCGGAAGAAGTATTAAAAGTAGTAGTCGATTTTTTGGAAGAATAG
- a CDS encoding zinc-binding dehydrogenase: MKVARIHDYSGPTAVRVDEVEVLQPGPGEVRIRVGAAGINNSDLQTTYGTYRGYGYQGLPHILGQEAAGEVDAVGLGVKELLPGMRVVGHVRGAFAEMAIGFASELLPLADEVSFAVAASLPIAYLTAGMALIHKANIQRGEWVLVHPGSGGVGTAAVQLAQLLGGRVIATAGNGAKVQRLLQLGALQGIDYSIQDVASEVSRITENSGVQVALDGAGKVTFAHCLEAIANNGRIVSYGTTTGMDAALPIAKLLGRNATVYGIALWYNNDYQSSLGTLRDLVIPAVAQGKLQPTIDEIVGLKGVSGALRRMENRDLIGKIIVVP, encoded by the coding sequence ATGAAAGTAGCACGTATTCATGACTACAGTGGCCCGACTGCTGTACGGGTAGATGAGGTAGAAGTTTTGCAACCCGGCCCTGGTGAAGTCAGAATTCGGGTAGGTGCTGCTGGAATTAATAATTCTGACTTACAGACAACCTATGGAACCTATCGAGGATATGGCTATCAGGGACTACCTCACATCCTGGGCCAGGAGGCTGCTGGTGAAGTTGATGCTGTGGGATTAGGAGTGAAAGAATTGCTGCCCGGAATGCGTGTAGTTGGACACGTGAGGGGTGCGTTTGCAGAAATGGCAATTGGCTTTGCAAGCGAGTTGTTACCTCTTGCCGATGAAGTGTCATTTGCAGTAGCAGCCAGCTTGCCTATTGCTTATCTGACTGCCGGGATGGCACTGATCCACAAAGCCAATATCCAGCGTGGAGAGTGGGTTTTGGTACATCCAGGTAGTGGCGGCGTTGGCACCGCAGCAGTTCAACTTGCTCAGTTGTTAGGAGGGCGAGTTATTGCCACCGCGGGTAATGGGGCAAAGGTACAGCGATTACTCCAGTTAGGTGCATTACAGGGGATTGACTATAGCATTCAAGATGTAGCTTCCGAGGTAAGTCGAATTACTGAGAACTCAGGGGTACAGGTGGCACTTGATGGTGCGGGAAAAGTAACCTTTGCTCATTGCCTAGAAGCGATCGCCAATAATGGTCGGATTGTCAGCTACGGCACTACGACTGGCATGGATGCTGCCCTGCCTATTGCGAAACTGCTGGGGCGCAATGCCACAGTTTACGGCATCGCTCTCTGGTATAACAATGATTATCAGTCAAGTTTAGGGACACTTCGAGATTTAGTTATTCCAGCAGTTGCTCAGGGCAAGTTACAGCCAACAATTGATGAGATAGTTGGTCTAAAAGGGGTGTCTGGGGCATTGAGGAGAATGGAAAACCGAGATTTGATAGGAAAGATTATTGTAGTTCCGTAA